One genomic window of Anguilla anguilla isolate fAngAng1 chromosome 13, fAngAng1.pri, whole genome shotgun sequence includes the following:
- the tpra1 gene encoding transmembrane protein adipocyte-associated 1 homolog isoform X2, with amino-acid sequence MQDAVTAAVRFSLYSNGSAFPTAMENVSVLPTWDPDTETNVTKPNKCLQVLYEDISNSRVRFWDLLLLVPNVAFFIFLLWKLPSARAKIRLVSSPIFITFYILVFVVAAVGITRAIVSMTVSASSAATIIDKVLWEITRFFLLTIELSVIILGLAFGHLESKSSIKRVLAITAVLALVYSITQGTLEILYPDQHLSAEDFNIYGHGGRHFWLASSCFFFLVYSLIVILPKTPVRERISLPSKKSFYVYAAILSVLNLVQGVGSTLLCAGIIEGLCCVDVTTFLYFSVFAPLIYITFLKGFFGSEPKIMFSYKSQIDEPDDTDVHLPPTYGVGRKELESGSYSSTQIDGSAAYLDDVASGPYTVGSINSIDSDRWRAINA; translated from the exons ATGCAGGACGCCGTGACCGCGGCCGTGAGGTTTTCGCTGTACAGCAATGGCAGCGCGTTCCCCACCGCGATGGAGAACGTCTCCGTGTTACCTACCTGGGATccagacacagaaacaaatgtAACCAAGCCAAACAAGTGTCTGCAAGTCCTCTATGAAGACATCAGCAACTCCAG GGTGAGGTTCTGGGACCTATTGCTGCTGGTGCCCAATGTGGCATTCTTCATATTTCTGTTGTGGAAGCTGCCGTCCGCCAGAGCCAAGATCCGCCTGGTTTCCAGCCCCATCTTCATTACCTTCTATATACTG GTGTTCGTTGTGGCAGCAGTCGGAATCACTCGTGCTATAGTGTCCATGACTGTCAGTGCCTCCAGTGCTGCTACCATTATTGACAAG GTCCTGTGGGAGATCACTCGCTTCTTCCTCCTGACGATCGAGCTGAGCGTCATCATCCTGGGGCTGGCCTTCG GGCACCTGGAGAGCAAGTCAAGCATCAAGCGCGTTTTAGCCATCACTGCAGTCTTGGCCCTGGTGTACTCCATCACACAG GGCACTCTGGAGATCCTGTATCCCGATCAGCACCtatctgcagaagacttcaacATCTATGGCCATGGGGGGCGCCACTTCTGGCTCGCcagttcctgttttttctttctg GTTTATTCTCTGATAGTGATCCTGCCCAAGacccctgtgagagagaggatatCCCTGCCAT CCAAGAAGAGCTTCTACGTGTACGCGGCCATCCTGTCCGTGCTCAACCTGGTGCAGGGCGTGGGCAGCACCCTGCTGTGCGCGGGGATCATCGAGGGGCTCTG CTGCGTGGATGTGACCACATTCCTTTACTTCTCCGTGTTTGCGCCTTTGATCTATATCACATTCCTCAAAGGATTTTTCGG CTCGGAGCCCAAGATCATGTTCTCCTACAAGTCCCAGATAGACGAGCCCGATGACACCGACGTGCACCTCCCCCCCACGTACGGCGTGGGCCGGAAGGAGCTGGAGTCGGGGTCCTACTCCAGCACGCAGATCGACGGGTCTGCTGCCTACCTGGACGACGTGGCGTCCGGGCCCTACACCGTGGGCAGCATCAACAGCATCGACAGCGACCGCTGGAGAGCCATCAATGCCTAG
- the tpra1 gene encoding transmembrane protein adipocyte-associated 1 homolog isoform X1 — MKNNVYISLKKTVYDAFDDDPLYVYSNRKEVFRSKRTAQKRKPVRQTGHSMQDAVTAAVRFSLYSNGSAFPTAMENVSVLPTWDPDTETNVTKPNKCLQVLYEDISNSRVRFWDLLLLVPNVAFFIFLLWKLPSARAKIRLVSSPIFITFYILVFVVAAVGITRAIVSMTVSASSAATIIDKVLWEITRFFLLTIELSVIILGLAFGHLESKSSIKRVLAITAVLALVYSITQGTLEILYPDQHLSAEDFNIYGHGGRHFWLASSCFFFLVYSLIVILPKTPVRERISLPSKKSFYVYAAILSVLNLVQGVGSTLLCAGIIEGLCCVDVTTFLYFSVFAPLIYITFLKGFFGSEPKIMFSYKSQIDEPDDTDVHLPPTYGVGRKELESGSYSSTQIDGSAAYLDDVASGPYTVGSINSIDSDRWRAINA, encoded by the exons atgaaaaacaatgtttaCATTTCTCTTAAAAAAACGGTTTACGACGCATTCGACGACGACCCCTTATACGTCTACTCAAACAGGAAGGAAGTGTTTCGCTCCAAACGAACAGCGCAGAAGAGGAAACCTGTCAG GCAAACTGGACACAGTATGCAGGACGCCGTGACCGCGGCCGTGAGGTTTTCGCTGTACAGCAATGGCAGCGCGTTCCCCACCGCGATGGAGAACGTCTCCGTGTTACCTACCTGGGATccagacacagaaacaaatgtAACCAAGCCAAACAAGTGTCTGCAAGTCCTCTATGAAGACATCAGCAACTCCAG GGTGAGGTTCTGGGACCTATTGCTGCTGGTGCCCAATGTGGCATTCTTCATATTTCTGTTGTGGAAGCTGCCGTCCGCCAGAGCCAAGATCCGCCTGGTTTCCAGCCCCATCTTCATTACCTTCTATATACTG GTGTTCGTTGTGGCAGCAGTCGGAATCACTCGTGCTATAGTGTCCATGACTGTCAGTGCCTCCAGTGCTGCTACCATTATTGACAAG GTCCTGTGGGAGATCACTCGCTTCTTCCTCCTGACGATCGAGCTGAGCGTCATCATCCTGGGGCTGGCCTTCG GGCACCTGGAGAGCAAGTCAAGCATCAAGCGCGTTTTAGCCATCACTGCAGTCTTGGCCCTGGTGTACTCCATCACACAG GGCACTCTGGAGATCCTGTATCCCGATCAGCACCtatctgcagaagacttcaacATCTATGGCCATGGGGGGCGCCACTTCTGGCTCGCcagttcctgttttttctttctg GTTTATTCTCTGATAGTGATCCTGCCCAAGacccctgtgagagagaggatatCCCTGCCAT CCAAGAAGAGCTTCTACGTGTACGCGGCCATCCTGTCCGTGCTCAACCTGGTGCAGGGCGTGGGCAGCACCCTGCTGTGCGCGGGGATCATCGAGGGGCTCTG CTGCGTGGATGTGACCACATTCCTTTACTTCTCCGTGTTTGCGCCTTTGATCTATATCACATTCCTCAAAGGATTTTTCGG CTCGGAGCCCAAGATCATGTTCTCCTACAAGTCCCAGATAGACGAGCCCGATGACACCGACGTGCACCTCCCCCCCACGTACGGCGTGGGCCGGAAGGAGCTGGAGTCGGGGTCCTACTCCAGCACGCAGATCGACGGGTCTGCTGCCTACCTGGACGACGTGGCGTCCGGGCCCTACACCGTGGGCAGCATCAACAGCATCGACAGCGACCGCTGGAGAGCCATCAATGCCTAG